One genomic window of Phycisphaerales bacterium includes the following:
- a CDS encoding ABC transporter ATP-binding protein has product MTLRAHNLAVDLPPRRVLAGVDLTIEPGEMVAIVGPNGSGKSTLLRTLAGLLRPASGSITLDAKPLHRYAKRTLARRRGLLAQSADLPQLTTVREHVAMGRHAHASALASLFRASDQAAHEAAIDTAMQRCGVAHLADRRMETLSGGERQRVRLATTLAQEPAYLLLDEPLTGLDIEHQLSLLDLLRRLNEETGVTVVCVIHELGLALRHFPRILAIHDGGIAADGPGRDVLTTPTLRTVFGVDGCACFDLPDHPVVVCKSPGDCASGRELPRVVTPSLDRRAIAR; this is encoded by the coding sequence ATGACGCTCCGAGCGCACAACCTCGCCGTCGACCTACCACCTCGCCGCGTGCTCGCGGGCGTCGACCTGACCATCGAGCCGGGCGAGATGGTCGCGATCGTGGGCCCGAACGGCTCGGGCAAGTCCACGCTGCTGCGCACCCTTGCGGGCCTGCTCCGCCCGGCCTCGGGCAGCATCACGCTCGACGCCAAGCCCCTGCACCGGTACGCCAAGCGCACGCTCGCGCGCCGCCGCGGCTTGCTCGCACAGTCGGCCGACCTCCCACAGCTCACGACCGTGCGCGAGCACGTAGCCATGGGCCGCCACGCGCACGCCAGCGCGCTCGCATCGCTCTTCCGAGCCAGCGACCAGGCGGCGCACGAGGCCGCGATCGACACCGCTATGCAACGCTGCGGCGTAGCGCACCTGGCCGACCGAAGGATGGAGACCCTCTCCGGCGGCGAACGCCAGCGCGTGCGCCTGGCCACCACGCTCGCCCAGGAGCCCGCCTACCTCCTGCTCGACGAGCCGCTCACGGGACTGGACATCGAGCACCAGCTCTCGCTGCTCGACCTGCTCCGCCGGCTCAACGAGGAGACGGGCGTCACGGTCGTCTGCGTCATCCACGAGCTCGGCCTGGCGCTGCGTCACTTCCCGCGCATCCTGGCGATCCACGACGGCGGCATCGCCGCCGACGGCCCGGGCCGCGACGTCCTGACCACCCCCACCCTGCGCACCGTCTTCGGCGTCGACGGCTGCGCCTGCTTCGACCTGCCCGACCACCCGGTCGTGGTATGCAAGAGCCCGGGAGATTGCGCCTCCGGCCGCGAACTGCCGCGAGTTGTCACGCCGAGCCTCGATCGCCGAGCCATTGCCCGATAA